A region of the Romboutsia hominis genome:
GCTACATCTGCTATACTATCTCTTCTTAAATATCTTCTTATTATAAGCCCTATAATTCCAGCACCTATAGCTGCTGCTATCGTTGATACTAAAAATCCATATAATAAATAGTTATTAAATAGTATAAATAAGCCTGATGCCATTAATGATGATAGTAAACTTATATAACATCTAGATTCATAAGTCGAAGCTATCTCTTCTACATAAGCTGATCCTTTTGGCACTATCTCTGCTTCGTCAATATTTTTTAAGGTTATTCTTTCTTGCTCTGCCAGGCCTTGAAATTGTTGTATTGCTATTGCAAAAAATGTTAATGCAGAGAATTCATTTTCTAAAAGAGCCGGAAGGGCTATTGCTCCTAAAAATGCAGCTAGTGCTGATGTTATTATTTGTTCTAGATAATCCTGAGGCCTTCTTGGATATTGTTTATCTACAACCCTAAGAACTAATGCTCTGCATAATATACCTAGAATAGATGCTACCATAAACGAATGTCTAAAAACACCTTCCCTTAATACACTCTCTTCCATCATATCAACTCCTTTGTTTTTACAACTATTGTTCCTAATTTAAAATATCATGATAATAGTTTGTGCAAAAACAAAAAAAAATTTCCTTTATTTAAAGGAAATTTTCTCAGGTATATTAACTATGAATTCACTACCATGTCTTAATTCACTTTTTACTTCTATTGTTCCACCTAAAGACTTAACTATATGCTTTATTATAGCAAGACCTAAACCTGTACCGCCTACTTCTTTACTTCTTGCTTTATCAACTCTATAAAATCTCTCAAATATACGATTTATATCTTCTTTAGGTATACCTATACCTTCATCTTTTACTTTTATTATGATTTTATCTTGTTTTGTACCTACACTTACCTTTACTGTCTTACCTTGATTTTCTGGAGTATACTTTATTGCATTATCTATTAGATTTAAAAATACTTGTTTTATATAATCTCTATTTGCAAATACTACAATCGATTTATCATCAAACTCATAAGTTAAGTTTATATTTTTAGATTTCGCTATATAATTAGTCATTTCATATACTTCTAAAAAGACATTATATAAGGATACACCTTCGTAAACTATCTTTTCATTATTTTCGATAAATGAAAGTAATAATATATCATCAATCAATCTTTTTAATCTATCTGATTCAGTTTCGATTATACTTAAAAATCGATTTCTAGTTTGTACATCAATATTTTCATTTAGCCTTAAGGTCTCTACAAAACCACTTATTGATGTTAAAGGTGTTTTTAATTCATGGCTAACATTTGCTACAAAATCACTTCTCATATGTTCTAATTTAACTTTTTCAGTTATATCTTGTATATTTATTATAGAACCTATTATTATGTGCTTTATACTTTCAAGATATATTGGGTCTATGCTAACCTTATATACTAAATCATCATTAATTTTTAGTTCATCGGTTTTATTTTGCTTCCAACCTTTAAACGTATTTATTTCTTCTAATAACTTTTCTTCTTTTATTACATTTTTTATATTTTTTCCTTCTACCAATATACCATTATCACATTTTAACATTCTTTTAGCTTCTTCATTTATAAGCATTATATTTCCATCTATAT
Encoded here:
- a CDS encoding YIEGIA domain-containing protein; this translates as MEESVLREGVFRHSFMVASILGILCRALVLRVVDKQYPRRPQDYLEQIITSALAAFLGAIALPALLENEFSALTFFAIAIQQFQGLAEQERITLKNIDEAEIVPKGSAYVEEIASTYESRCYISLLSSLMASGLFILFNNYLLYGFLVSTIAAAIGAGIIGLIIRRYLRRDSIADVAEVREAKIHFDKSVLKVNGVYIGNIGLEDTRNRYLNEGLAIEIIPKSLGDFGIVSDIGQRQAIIHNIFIHMGVDKDVDEKDILTISETDFDKRSVVIPFIPIMKDIETMIEIARSTPIIETAKGKNSDYKKTI
- a CDS encoding HAMP domain-containing sensor histidine kinase, producing MEQLSTLGYSILLISIIISILSIRYTLRLRKYLEEFIYVSKKISNKEFHSRISSTAKGDLGELSRNFNEMIEIMDKTISDLDYSNLQKTSILKSISHGILAIDIDGNIMLINEEAKRMLKCDNGILVEGKNIKNVIKEEKLLEEINTFKGWKQNKTDELKINDDLVYKVSIDPIYLESIKHIIIGSIINIQDITEKVKLEHMRSDFVANVSHELKTPLTSISGFVETLRLNENIDVQTRNRFLSIIETESDRLKRLIDDILLLSFIENNEKIVYEGVSLYNVFLEVYEMTNYIAKSKNINLTYEFDDKSIVVFANRDYIKQVFLNLIDNAIKYTPENQGKTVKVSVGTKQDKIIIKVKDEGIGIPKEDINRIFERFYRVDKARSKEVGGTGLGLAIIKHIVKSLGGTIEVKSELRHGSEFIVNIPEKISFK